Within Deinococcus actinosclerus, the genomic segment CGCCCGACTTTCAGGCGCCTCACAGTTCGCGCAGCTCCCGGCGCACGGTCTTCTCGGCCTCGGCGCGGCGCTTGTCGTGCAGTTTCTTGCCGCGTGCCAGCGCGATTTCCACCTTGAAGAACTTGCCCTTCTGGTACAGGCGGGTGGGGACCAGCGTCAGGCCTTTCTGTTCCAGGCCGCGCCTGACCTTGCCGATCTCCTCGCGGTGCAGGAGCAGGCGGCGGGTGCGGCGGGGCTCGTGGTTGTTGTAGGTCGCTTCCTTGTACGTGGGGATGTACAGGCCCTCGAGGTCGATGTTGCCCCCGTGCAGGCGCGCGAAGGCGTCCCGGAAGTCCACGCCGCCCGCGCGGATGCTCTTGACTTCACTGCCGGTCAGGCTGATCCCCGCCTCGAAGCGCTCCAGCAGTTCGTACTCGTAGTGAGCGCGGCGGTTGGTGTACACCCGGGCATTCTAGCAGCACGGGGAAAAGCTGTTGATGGTCCAAAGGTGATGGTTGATGGACGGGACGCTGGCCCCCTCCATCAACCATCACCTGTCAACCGGTTACTTCTTCGGGGGGCGGCTGGGGCGGACCTCCACGCGGCTGGGCAGGGTGCGCTCCGGCATGTGCAGCAGGTCCACGGTAAGCTGCGCGAGGTCCTCGGGCTGGATCTTCCAGGCGTCCTTGTCCTGATCGGGCGTGTGGCCGTTGAAGTGCGTGGCGACGCTGCCGGGCATGATCTGCGTCACCTTGATGCCCCGGTCGCGCAGGTCGAGGTTCAGCACCTCGCTGAGGCCGTTGAGCCCGAACTTGCTGGCGTTGTACGCGCCGCCGCCCGGCAGAGGGTTCTTCCCGGCCAGACTGGAGAGCGTGAAGATGTAACCGCCGCGCTCCGAGAGGGCAGGAATGGCGGCCTTGACGGTGTAGAACGCGCCGCTGAGGTTGGTGTCGATCACGTCCTGCCACTGCTCGATGCTCAGGTCCGCCACGTTCCCGAAGTGCCCGACTCCCGCGTTCACGAACAGCACGTCCAGCCCGCCGAAGGCCTGCACGTGCGCGTCCACGGCGGCCTGCACGGCCTGAGGGTCTTTCACGTCGCAGGCCACGCCGCGCGCGCCCGCGCCCAGGTCGGCGGCGACCTGCTCGATCTCGTCGGCCTTGCGGCTGGTGATGGTCACGGCGTAGCCGTCCGCGATCAGGGCCTGCGCGACGGCGTGCCCGATGCCCTTGCTGGCTCCGGTGATGAAAGCACTCTTCTGGGTGGTCTGCGTCATGGGCGGCACCCTAACACGCCCCCGCCGGCGCGCAGTGTGAAAAGCAAAGCAGTGTGAACGCGGGCTTCAGACCCGGCACCGGACCGGGGCGCCGCGGCCGAGCCGCGCACAACACGCGCCGCCGCGCCTCCAGCTGCGGAGGTGCGGCGGCGTGGGCCGGTCGGCTCAGCGGGGCAGGCGCGTGGCGAGCTGGTCGTACATGTAGTTCACGAATTCCGCGCGGTAGCGCAGCAGCACGCTGATGCCGAAGCTGTCGCTCACGCTGTACTTCTGTCCCTCGGGCATCTGGAGCTCTAGGCGGGCGCCCAGCTTGTTCCAGGGCACCAGCGCGCTGGGGGCCACGAACACCGGGCGCACCTGGATGGCGTTCGCGGTGGGGCCGGCGGCGATGGTGGCCTGCGGGTAGCGGCGCTTGAGCGCGCCGCCGCTGTCGCGTTTCATGGCCTCCAGGATGCTGCGGCGCTGATCGGCATTCACGAGGTTCTGGTTGCCCTCGATCACGGGGTCGAGGATGACGTAGGTGGCGGTTGCCATCCGCTGGGGGCTCAGGGTGGGGGCGGGCTGCGCGGCGGCGACGCCCAGGGCCAGCATCGGAACGGCCAGGGCGGCGCGGGTGAGGGTGGTGGTCTTCATGGCGTCAGTGCATCACACCTTTCCTGACGGAGCGTGAAGTGGGCGTGAGGGGCCGCCCCGCCCCCGATGACTCCCGCGCTCACGCCCGGTCTAGAGTGGGGGCATGCAGGATCTCCTCTCGATCATGCGGCGCCTGCGCGCGCCAGACGGCTGTCCCTGGGACCGCGAGCAGACGCACGAGTCCCTGCGTCCCTACCTGCTGGAGGAGGCGGCCGAGGCGGCCGACGCGGTGAGCAGCCCGGACCCGGCCGACCTGCCCGACGAACTGGGGGACGTGCTGCTCCAGGTGGCCTTCCACAGCGTGATTGCCGAGGAGGCCGGCACCTTCGGCTACGCGGATGTGGAGCGCGCCATCGTGGAGAAGCTCGTGCGGCGTCACCCGCACGTGTTCGGCGAGGCCAGCGTGAGCGGCAGCGCCGAGGTCGTGACGAACTGGCAGGCGATCAAGGCCGCCGAGCGTG encodes:
- the smpB gene encoding SsrA-binding protein SmpB encodes the protein MYTNRRAHYEYELLERFEAGISLTGSEVKSIRAGGVDFRDAFARLHGGNIDLEGLYIPTYKEATYNNHEPRRTRRLLLHREEIGKVRRGLEQKGLTLVPTRLYQKGKFFKVEIALARGKKLHDKRRAEAEKTVRRELREL
- a CDS encoding SDR family oxidoreductase; this encodes MTQTTQKSAFITGASKGIGHAVAQALIADGYAVTITSRKADEIEQVAADLGAGARGVACDVKDPQAVQAAVDAHVQAFGGLDVLFVNAGVGHFGNVADLSIEQWQDVIDTNLSGAFYTVKAAIPALSERGGYIFTLSSLAGKNPLPGGGAYNASKFGLNGLSEVLNLDLRDRGIKVTQIMPGSVATHFNGHTPDQDKDAWKIQPEDLAQLTVDLLHMPERTLPSRVEVRPSRPPKK
- a CDS encoding MazG family protein; translation: MQDLLSIMRRLRAPDGCPWDREQTHESLRPYLLEEAAEAADAVSSPDPADLPDELGDVLLQVAFHSVIAEEAGTFGYADVERAIVEKLVRRHPHVFGEASVSGSAEVVTNWQAIKAAERGGRVRRPEDRVPAGLGALAREAKAQKLAGREKGTPEAAREALLAATQDAPDSDAGVADVLAAVVAWARAAGVDAELALRERTLGTLRALPDDAGRPS